One Oncorhynchus keta strain PuntledgeMale-10-30-2019 chromosome 34, Oket_V2, whole genome shotgun sequence genomic window, GGTTCAAAAGATGGAGACATATTTGTAGGAAGAAAACAGAAACCGTTCTGTTAATTGCATCAAGTGGCAACCGCAAtttaaaacaaatgtatttacatttttctCGTGACCCTATAGTTTGGACAACACTGTGTTATGTGCTTAGCTCTTCATACAATGTTTGATTTAGTCAAGGTTCTGTTTATTTCACCTGTTGGGGTTTTCCATCACAGTTTGACATCTTTGGAAGCAGATTGTACCAGCAAGACAACAGACCGTCGATTTACAAGGTCAAACAGTGCCACGGTCGTCACCTCTCCCAGAATGCATCAGCAAGCCATACTTGGTGCAGTGCCCCTCATCATCACCAAATGCACCAATAAACtgtgagaaagagaggatgagatCTTTGAGTTGTGATTTCATTGCCTCTGTCAGGCAGATCATGGGACACGTGGTACTAATACAAAAATCAAAGGGTTAGACGTCCATGCTAATCTGGCATTACAGATTTAGGAGAGTTCTTATTTTCACTGATGAGTAACTTGCTGCTATATGGACTTGGTAGTTGAAATTTGGTTGTTAGCACTGTTGATATAATTGTTTTGCTGATAGCGTGAGTTTCATTTTGACATAAGAATACTTCTTATTAGGCAAGTAATTAACTACTACCAAGTTATTTAAAGTTGTAGTACATTGAATACGTATTTATATATTTGCCATGTCCAGAACAGCACTGTCTGGTTGTCTGTTTACTACACAAAACGAGAGTCAGAATGTGGTACTTTGacttgtgtttgtatgttagtGTGATCATGTAACTATCCAAGTTATGCTTGGCCACAGGCGCTAGATCATTTGAGTTTTGCTACCTTGTAGTGTCTTATGCAATGTCAGAAATGTGAAAAAAAGTCTTGGAGAACAATAGAAGTTGActctaaaaaatgtatttattattgaaaCCAATGTGAGTTGGTATAGCCTAGTCTTTATTGGGTGTTTGCTACAATTATGCAATGATGTACATATTTATTTTTAGAAGAATACTGAGCACTGCACTTTCATTTTCTAATCCTGGCACTAGGTTGTGGTATGGTTGCCTtggtatttaatttaattttgccAACCAACTGTATTGTTACAGTACTGAATTGGCTATACTCAATCAAAGTGAGGAACTTGTTGTTTCTCCTTGCTATTTCAACGAAAGACAAAACGATATTCTTCTGGTATGGTTTTTTGTTTCACACTAAACCTTTCTGCTGTTTAAATAAATCCAGAGGTGTAGTTTCGAAGTACAATATATATTTGATTTTGCCTTAGTTATTTCAGAAGCATCTGGCCTGGTTACTGGTTTTTATATGTGATGTTACTGTTAATTCACTAGTTTGTCCCTTTTTTTACCCAGGTATTTCCATTTAGCTAaccacctacagtaccagtcaaaagattggacgcatctactcattccagggtttttcattatttgttatattttttacattgtggaataatagtgaagacataaactgaagacataataacacacatggaatcatgtaaccaaaaaagagttaaacaaatctaaatatattctatatttgagattctttaaagtagccacccgttgccttgatgacagcattgtacactcttgccattctctcaaccagcttcatgaggtagtcacctggaaagcattttaattaacaggtgtgccttgttaaaaatgtatttatggaatttctttccttaatgtgtttgagccagtcAATGGACattgaccggtggaaatctgtcctttggtctgatgagtccaaatttcagATTTTTGCTTCCTaatgccatgtctttgtgagatgcagagtaggtgagtGGATgacctccgcatgtgtggttcccaccgtgaagcataaaGGAGGagctgtgatggtgtgggggtgctttgctggtgacactgtcgtgatttatttagaattcaaggcacacgtaaccagcatggctaccacagcattctgcagcgatacatcaTCCCTTCTGGTTtccgcttagtgggactatcatttgttttacaacaggacaatgacccaacacatctccaggctgtgtaaggactatttggaccaagaaggagagtgatggagtgctacatcagatgacctggcctccacaatcacccaacctcaacccaattgtgatgagttggaccgcagagtgaaggaaaagcagcaaacaagtgctcagcatatgtgggaactccttcaagactgttggaaaatcattcctcaggaagctggttgagagaatgccaagagtgtgcaaagctgtcatctgtgcaaagctgtcatcaatgcaaagggtggctacttttaagaatctaaaatatatcatatattttaatttaacacttgtttttgattccatatgtattatttcatagttttgatgccttcaatattattctacaatgtaaaaaatagtaaaagaaagaaagaaagaaaaacctttgaataagtaggtgtgtccaaaacgtttactggtactgtatgtacatactggtactgtatgtacacacattgCTGTCAATGTATTAATAAATTGCACATATTGTACATTTAATAACATCAATATATTCACAAATGGTCAATAAAAAAGGGACTAATTTACAAGGCATTTATTTCTTTCCAATCCTATGATTTATAAGGCCCAAATTATTTTAAAATATTCCAATCCAGTTTCTCTTTGGGCCTTGTGAAATTACTCTCTTGTATCTCCACAATTAATGTGCACTGTTTTCTCCATAAGCTTTTATATTTTCTTCGATACATGCAGTACTGAGTCATTGCCAGCTAGACCACTAGATGGTAGTACTCTATTCTTATATTTCACCGCTTGCTTTTAACCCTTGTTTTCATTCTGTCAGTCAGTATTGTGCAGTCATTGAGGTTTATCTTTCCCTATACAGTACATAATATGGCGAGCAAGAGAGAAAAAACGACAGAAAAACTAGAATGGTAAATGAGTATGTGAAACCTTGGACGGAAATTCCGCTGTATAAAATCAGGTGGTTGACACAATCTTAACCTAATCCTGACTTTCCAGGAACTCCATTCGTGGAGACACAATTCATCAGGAGACATTAACTATACATCATCCTGCATATTCTCATATTCTTTCACTTTGGGCAGTACCCTTTTTGGAAATTAACAGATCAGTGAGTGACTACATCAAGTAAAACTTGGGTCACAAATCTCGCCAGTTCTCATTTAGAGCACGGACACTTACTGTCCTTACACACAGTCCTCTCTTGAGTTCTAAGCAGACCCCTTCAAGCAGATctcccagtgtctctctcacaATCATAGACTTGCTCACACTCTCATAATGTCCCCTCCTCCAGCAGACGGTTGAGGCCGGTGCAGATTTTGGTGAGGTTGGGTTTAAAGGATCCATCAGGGTTGTACAGCTGGGTCAGAAGCTCTGGATCGGAGTAATGGTTGAATACGTGGTTGATGCGACCATGGGATTTGGGCGTGAGGTGGGAGTCGACTAGCTTCAACAACAGATCTCTGCATTCTGTCAGGATCTCCGACATTACTGTCTTGTCAAAGGTGAACTCCACCTGAACAAGAAGAAGTGGGAAATAGAGATTGGATAACAATGTCGTCATCGTCTTATCTGTTTTGATAGAGAATGATGAGCCGTTAATGCATAGAGGTCTATGATCAATTAACTCACTGTAACATTATAGAGTTATGCAAGATGCTGGCATGTTTACCTCATAGAAGCTGATGGCTGTCATGGCTCCTTGATGTAGCTTCTTCTTGAAGTCCTGGGCCAGACTCAGCTCCTCTGGGCTGAAACGGTTGTGTCTGAACAGCACGCCAATCTTCACTGCTATCTTGATCAGGTCCTTCACCACCTTCTGGGCCTCTGAGCGGTTGCCTGAATACTCTTTGGAAACACGGTAGAGCTCGTCCAGAATCTCACTGCTGGTGTCGTCTATGAACATATGGACCACAGACTTGTTGGCCATGTGGCTGAGGATCTTCTTCTGGGCCTGCATGGCCATATCCTTGGAGCTGAATGACTCCATCCTTACCTGGGGGTTGGGAGAGAGAAGTGAGCAGAGATGGCTTATTATGTTATTTCTAACTCCTAGCTCAGCCGTGCCACAGGATCTCCCTCAGTTCAGTTTTCTGTGCTTTTTGTTTTCGTATCACAGAGAATCCAACTGAGACATACATTAAGC contains:
- the LOC118367500 gene encoding tumor necrosis factor alpha-induced protein 8-like protein 2; amino-acid sequence: MESFSSKDMAMQAQKKILSHMANKSVVHMFIDDTSSEILDELYRVSKEYSGNRSEAQKVVKDLIKIAVKIGVLFRHNRFSPEELSLAQDFKKKLHQGAMTAISFYEVEFTFDKTVMSEILTECRDLLLKLVDSHLTPKSHGRINHVFNHYSDPELLTQLYNPDGSFKPNLTKICTGLNRLLEEGTL